The Enoplosus armatus isolate fEnoArm2 chromosome 5, fEnoArm2.hap1, whole genome shotgun sequence genome contains the following window.
AAAAGTGCTTAGTTGTGTTTcgttggctagctagctagatgGCTTACATGCTACTAGCTAGCGCTCCACAAGACATTGCTGTAGAGCGGTTACCTTCCAGAAGTTCATTTCCAGTAATATAAAACCCATTCATAGTGAAAACAGGGTTAGCAACAGCGGCGGTGACATGTCCTTCAACTGGACATCACCTGAGCCATCAGCGGCAGCTTCATTACATtgatctgttgtgtttttctgtaatcTAATTTTAGTGTTTACTGTAAAGTAACAGGTCATCTGTAGTTTATAATTTAGTTTCCAGTTTCCACAGTTCAGATAATAACTCTGTAAACGCAGTGCAGTTATTGTTTTTTGAGGCAGTTTAGATTCTTCAGGTTTTGCATTGTATTTAGGTACACAAAGTGGCACAAGGTTCATTACTGATATTTTTATGTGGCAGCTTCAAACTAAATGAGCACCTCAGTATATAAACGACATTCTAGGCAGTCCcgttaatgtttaatgttacaGTCATTGTAAGTTGGCTCTAACTACattcctaaaatgtaaaatgtttcataacGATCACGGTTTGGCTCTAGATGTAAATCCTAAAACAAGCTGGTTagtcttttgcatttttaacGAGTAACGAACAAAATGCAAAgcagctttttaatgttttaacaaacaaaagGCAAGTTACCAGTGGAACCGACTTCCCATCAGACTGTATCATATGAAGGTCTTTGAGGGGGAATAAAGTGTTGCCCGATGGTCTTTTAAGACCTTCGTTTTGCTACTTGCATTGTCTGGTATAATCAACACCACATTGAGGGACCAGAGGACCCAAGGCTAAGAAGCCAGCAACAAGTTCAACATGGACTTATAGTCCTAAAAGTCTGGAATAGGGAAGACCATCAAGCTGCCTATGGTCCTTGTCTGGGAACCCAGGTGAAGTTCCACTTTCCCCCTGTGTCCTTTCTAACGAAGGCTTGTCCCTGGGGGAAGCTGTGGGTCTTGACACTGCTGGACGCGCCCAGGGACATACTGAATGCCAAATCTGTCCGACTGCGAGGCGTCTGAGGTGTGGCAGGAAGCTGCGATCCCGCTGACGGACTTGTTGGGCTGCCACCGCGGACAGGTGTCCATAACTGGCTTATGACGGGACTCGAAGATGAGATGGGGGAGAAAGGGATTCTTCCTCCTGCTGGACTGAACTGGATTGTGTCCTGTGATGGTGTCCGGCTGCTTCTCAGTGGAGACCAGTAAGCTGGATGTTTTGCTTGGTTTCCGTCCAGAGTTTGGACATGACATGAGGCTGTGATGGAACAGATCTTTGCTCTGTCTGGTGACTGAGTGAAGGGTAGTTCTTCTGTTAGTGGTGGAGACTGGAAGGCAGTTAATGTGTTGTAGCCCCTGACCTCAGCTTCAGGAGCTTCATACTGTCTGGTCAGTTCAGTGGCAGTGAAGTCAGAGCGTTGACCCGGAGAAGTTGTGCAGTTCTGAGGTGACTTGGCAGGATTACCACAGTTTGCTTCTTGGCATTCGGCGGCACTGTACCTGTAATCAGTTTGATTCATCAGTCTTTGGCAGTAGCTGTGGACAGAAGAAGGCGTAGAAGTGGCGACTGAAGGGCTGAAAGACGAGTTGAGAGTGTATTCAGAGGACGAGGAAGAGGTGACTGCAGCATCGTAAACTAAACTGCTGAGGCTGTATCCAGACGAGGGGCAGGAGTCATTTGACGTATCGATGGTGTCTCGGTCCTTCAGTCCCAGCGTTCGTAGAACCCAGAGGTCCAGGTTTGGTTCTGAGGAGGAGGTTGTCTCTGAGGACTCAGAGCAGAACTCAGCAGTGAGGTTCCTGCAGACTCTCTTGCTCACCTGCTGGGAGGTTAGGAGCTCATGACCGCAGTTCTGGAAAGGTCCATCATCAACATACatcaggtttctcttcagcttcCTCCTCCCATCAGCTGTTAGTTTCTATGAGGGGGGAACAAGGACAGAGCAAGATGGCATATTTACATCCTTCTGGTTTTGTCAAATTGATACTGTGCTCATTAAGACGAACTGTaagatggacagaaacattttatACTTGAGAAAGGTCAATTTTTGAATCGGCAAACACGATGTGGAAAGATGCTTTGTTTCAATTAATTTCCAAAAATATCAACTTGCAGAGGCTTGAAACTTGTATGAGATTAGTAATTAAATTAGTAAAATAATTAAAGGATTAGATTCATGCTATTGTTGTGAGGCAATGCAGCTGAAAGCATGAGCTGGTGCAGTTGGGGTCCATTAGGAAGCTGAGAGTTGCCTGCCAGGCCACAACTTTTCcaactgaacagaaaaacaatatcCAATATAAAACAGTTTTTGCAATGGTTCAGTGAATGTTGGTGATTTTACTTTGATAATCTCACATCTTAGcttgtaaatgtgatgttttaccTGCGTTACTCTCAGAAGTGCCTCTGATGTTCAGTTTACTGGTCATGGTGAGAGTCATAACGGTTATCTCAGGCTGGGCTTGGGACTACAGATTCATAAGAAAAAGACGTGGTGGAGTTTGAAAGGAAGCAGTGGGTCTCAGTTTGACCCATTCTGGGACTTTAAGCCAGGAGGCTTTTAATGTGTCTGGTGAGTCCCACAACCTTAATGGTTAAAATAGTGAACAGACCTTTGCCTTTTGTTCTAGGTTCCTCACAAAAGACGAGTTGAGGAACTTTCTGAGTTTGTTGttctcctcctgcagtctggccagctcctcttctctctgcagcagagTGTCCTGAAGCTGCGAAACGtttaaaacatataatataatataatataatataatataatacacaaCAGGGCTGCTGATCAGTTAAGGAAAAAGCAGTCTGACAGAAGAAATCCTCTTATTTTGGTCAAGATGACAGAAGTGCTGCTTTTGCTCAGGAAATAAGATATATAAGTTataagatatataaatatatataaatgtgagTGTTGATATAATTTACTAACTCAAAGAGTGGATTCAGCGTGAAGTTACCAACAGtgacatgctgacatgctgacatGGGGGGTGATCGtacctgtttgtttctctggaggtgaggagagacCTGCTCTGTCCACATGAGACCAGCAGGGGGGGGGCTGTTCAGAACACACTGAgactctgacagacagacaggcagacaggcaggcaggcaggcaggcagacagacaggcaggcaggcagacagacagacagacagacagacagagagtactttgttatttttgtattttcagtagcattggtggaagaagtactcagatcctttacttcagcaGTACCACAGTCAGTTACAGTTCAATATGTCAGCTAATTCAAAGTATCTGGATTTGCTGGATAAGATGGAGCTAACTCTACTTTATATTCACTCGGATAGTTTCATCAAAAACAGAGcattatatttaataaaatattccaCCCTTGAACTGTAAAACTTTGGCACTTCATGGTACTTTTTTGTTTAGCTTACGGCTTTGGTGGTAGTGGAGTGGAAGTACTAAGTATAGgcattcaagtaaagtacaagttgtggagtaaatgtacttctaCCACTTTAGAGATGAGCTGTCGTCAGTCTTTAGCATCTAGTGGACCTCAGAGGAACTACAGCTGTActacagtgctgctgctcagctgttCAGGAGAAACGTTTCAGATCCGTTTGATGGATTAAACTCTCTGAGCGAGGAGACGTGGAGAGAATGAAAAGATGAATCTTAATATAAACCGTCCGGATGTTTCTGTCGAGACTGAACCTGCCGGAGCGTTTGGTTACCCAGAGTTCACAGAGACGACCAGGAAGCGCTTTAGTTTGATAAATGAGTCCCACTCTGCTGAATGTGgcatttaaagaaaagaagaaactcTTCTTTCATAAAGAGTAAAGCTGCGTTCAGACTCACAACAGCTGAACTCTGATTGGGTGGATCATAGTCTGGATCCTGTCCAGGCTTTAACTACAGTCGCACAACGTTGTATAAGTCCTTAATGTGGTCAAGTTTGTTCTACTGAGCTCCACATGTTCAGTGATTCACATAATATTACTAGAATAATACTTCAACAACTGCATTTAGTAATGAAATGCGGTATAATGTTATACTGAATACTTCTCTTTTACATGTacagattgataccactctcatatgaCAgcacggttagcttagcttagcataaagactggaaaaaccTTTACCTGTTACCTATGGATCAAAAcccggctagctgtttccccctgtttccagtctttatgctaagctaagctaaccagctgctgtctgtgtgtggaatCAATCTGAACATGTGactctcagagagaaagagtgtttCCCAAAACGTCAAGCTATTGCTTTAAATGCAGTAACTAAGTACAGTCACTCAAGTACAactttgaagtacttgtactttacttgctactttgtactccactacatttctcTCCATTTAACTGCTCAACAGTGTAAAGACGGTAAAATGATCTCGACCAGcgacaacattaaaatgctgctgaaatattaatgcatcagtaattaaAATAGTATGAATTATGTACAGATATGACACTCCTGAAGGAGCCATTTTGCGAGTAGTTTTACTCCAGTACATTTTCAGTACGTCAGTACTTCTTGTccttgtaacagagtatttttatactgCAGTGTTGTGATTACATGTTCATACTCTTTGTTAGcggttagctgttagctgttagctggaACTCACCCCACTCAGACCACGGCTCCTTGCTGAGGTCACAGGGGTCACAGGGGTCACGGGCCCAAACGGGGGCCAGGGTTTCCATGGAAACGTCAACACTGTCCTGGAGCatgaggtgatgatgatgatggtgaggaagaggaggaggaggaggaggaggaggaggagagggattccctacagagagacagagagagagtttgtgtgtgaatgaagagaagggagggagtgtgtgtgtgtttgtgtgtgtgtgtgtgtgtgtgtgtgtgtgtgtgctcagcagtgccagctgactgtgtgttgaTATGGTGATGATCAACACTTCAGCtactttcacattttaagtCCTCTCACTTCCTTTCAAATTTTTAACttagtgaaataaaacacagttccTACACTACATGGccagaagtatgtggacaccctaAATTATCCCATAAGAGCtctgctcccattcagacaccAGAGCATCAGAGAGGTCCAGCACTGAGGCTGGGGATCAGGTCTGGGGATCAGGTCTGgggatcaggtctggctcacagtcaaTGTGGTTGAGGTCAGTCAACAACATCTAAAATATCATTTAGATTTCCTTCACTGGAACTCAGAAGCCCAAAccaggaaaaagacagagacagggtgtccacatacttttggccatatagtgtatTAGTACTCCACAAAACTCATTGAagtcttattattattggattattgaaGGAATTATTAATCAATGTCACCAAATAAAActctttaaattattaaaactaattcaaatcagaaaaaggattaaatgataaaatagtAAATATATAAGGATGGATCCCCGTTACCTTAGTTTATCttcaatataaatgtattttattcatctGCAGCAGGTCGAGCAGGAAAAGTCATGATATTAATAAAATGATTTCAATAAGCGTTAAATATAAGAACAACAGTTCACCTGTCTGCTGCCCGCCAGACTCCACTCAAAACCCTGGCGGCACCGCGTGCATATGAATCATTAATCATCTCTAATAACAGCTGAGACATGAACTCACGTGAACTCAATGAAATATTCCTGAGATCTTCGTTTTAGGCTGCACGTGTTGCGCCAGGCTGTGCGTAAAGACGCGCTGCAGACTGTCCAAGACCGCgaggaggagagctgcttcTCTGCACGTGAATCCCGAAATGACTGTTTTAaacaagaagaaggagaaagagagagagagactgagagagcgacagagggagagagagacagagagagagacagagagagcgactgagagagagacagagagagagagagagcgactgagagagcgacagagggagagagagacagagagagagacagagagagcgactgagagagagacagagagagagagagagcgactgagagagcgacagagggagagagagacagagagagagacagagagagcgactgagagagagacagagagagagacagagagagagagagacagagagagagagcgactgagagagagacagagagagagacagagagagagagagactgagagagagagagagcgactgagagagcgacagagagagagagagacagagagagagacagagagagcgactgagagagagacagagagagagacagagagagagagagacagagagagagagcgactgagagagcgacagagggagagagagacagagagagagagagagcgactgagagagcgacagagggagagagagacagagagagagagagagcgactgagagagcgacagagagagagagagacagagagagagagagacagagagagcgactgagagagagacagcgagagagagagacagagagagcgactgagagagagagagagagacagacagacagacagagagacaggcagagagagagagacactttgTGTAACTGGTCCTGGGACTGAAGAGTAACATTGATGGTGATGTCGGTTCAGATCGTGCAGATCCACAATGCTCCACCATCAGGAACTCGGAGCCTCCTGCTGTGATTGTTTCAGCCCACGAAGAAGAATTTGTTTTAAGATGAAAAGATTTCTTTGAGATTTGCCTGAGAAGACgaactgagaggaaaaacacccTCTGCTTGTCAACATGTTTGTAATGAAGCTGAAGGTGAAACTGAGTGTGTGAGTTGATACTATactgctttacacacacacacacacacacacacacacactctgctgagTTAACCTGTAATCTGACAGCAGGTCAgataaactgcagcagcaatTAGGAATCTAATTCACAAACTGACATACCAACAAGGTGACACATtaacagagaggagacgaggaggacaCGAGGAGGACacgaggaggagacaggagaggaagaaagattaCAGGAGAACAAGAGAGTTGagaagacaatgaaaacagatgaaaggagacgatgagaggaaaaggagaggaggaaagaggaaaggaggcgaagaaacaaaagaggagaggaaagaagaggagaggagagaaccAGAGTTTaggaaaggaggagatgaggcaAGGAAACAACGgagaaaacaagaggagaggaagcaagagaggagacgagagaaggagatgagacagaaagaggagacgaggaaacaggaggaaacaggagaagacagaagaaaagatgagaggagaggaaaaaggagaggaggagatgaaagcagGAGAGGACTGATTGGAGGAAGTAAGTAAAGAAATAATCTGGATCAccagcagaggtcaaaggtcagctgcagtggtgctgccttcactgttttgtgtgtatgatataatataatatataatatataatataatatgtaatgaGCAGTCAGTCCTGTCGTCCATCTTGCAGCAGACGTTTCTTCACCTCCAGCTGAGGCAGAAATCTGCTTCCTCCGACtgcatctgcccccccccccccccccccccccccccacagggaAACTGGTCGACCATTATATTTGACTTTTCCCATTAGCTTTTGTGGCTGGTTAAGTGTTCGTGCAGGGGGGTTAATCACCTCCGCCAGCGGGCCTGCTGCACATCAAATAGCAGCAGTGtgagcgcagcagcagcagcagcagcagaggccacGTCACCGGgaggttgctggtttgaaaCCCCGGAGCAGAGATGATGTGCTGTGGAGCAGGGAGGACACACTCTGGATCTCTGTCATGACTTGTGACAGGAACATTAAAATCTGCAGGATtcatctgggggggggggggcatgaatgtcgATTCATCAGATATTTCAAGGAGAAGTGAGAACTTTGACTTGCTGGTGACGATAGAGGAAAACTCATTATGATTCATCGCAGAGACCACAGATATATGCATCATATTTCATGACAGTCCATCCGATAGTTGATGAGATCTTTCAGGCTGGACCACGGGGACAGATGGACACTGCCATCCACAGAGCAACGCTATGAGTACCTGAGACTTGACGGCTGACTTTCTCCCGACAGACTTGACTCGAGACTTGAgagcaaaaacaataaatggcCCTAAAACTGACCCTTGTGGAGCACCAGATTAAATATCGAGAGGATGTAGAGAACATCACCAGCTATGATCCACCACGTCAAATGCTATTGATAGATTAAAAAACAGCCATTAGTAAAGTCCTTATCACCATCATCAGGCCTGAGCAGTTCAGCCACAGAGGTCTCAAACTGATGGGGAAGAGGAGGTTTTCTTTACTTAGATGTaagtaaggtgtgtgtgtgtgtgtgtgtgtgtgtgtgtgtgtgtgtgtgtgtgtgtgtgtgtttggcagggGGTGTGTATGGGAGTGTCGgtcctctcagctcctctttGATGCGTCTCTCTTGTTGCATGGTGTCACGCTGAGCTCTCATTTGTAGCAGTAGATCAGAACTCCCTCTGCCAATTAAACTGAGCCTCCGGGTTGCCGTAGTTAACCAAAACCCAACCGGCGGGCAGCAGGTCGGAGGATTACTGACCCTCTGAAGACAGCTGGTTTCATTTGGTGAAATGAGTCTCTGCCTTTGTGCCTTTGAGCACTGACTGCTGCAGAAACCCACAGCAGACACAaggttttcaaaacaacacCGCGCTGCTATAAGAGGCCCCAATCAGCTGCATGACTCGGCATCAGTCCACAACATGTACTAGTGTCCATGTGGATCAAATACAAGTCGAGGCCCTGCAGCTTGTACAACAGCTGAAGGTTAATGGTGACAGACATCTAAACACAGCCTCCAGTCCTGgcagcagttagcagctaaTTGCCCCTCAGTAGGGCAgtgtggagcagcagagggcTACAGGTGGGCTACCTGGTGGTCTA
Protein-coding sequences here:
- the gmnc gene encoding geminin coiled-coil domain-containing protein 1 — protein: METLAPVWARDPCDPCDLSKEPWSEWESQCVLNSPPPAGLMWTEQVSPHLQRNKQLQDTLLQREEELARLQEENNKLRKFLNSSFVRNLEQKAKKLTADGRRKLKRNLMYVDDGPFQNCGHELLTSQQVSKRVCRNLTAEFCSESSETTSSSEPNLDLWVLRTLGLKDRDTIDTSNDSCPSSGYSLSSLVYDAAVTSSSSSEYTLNSSFSPSVATSTPSSVHSYCQRLMNQTDYRYSAAECQEANCGNPAKSPQNCTTSPGQRSDFTATELTRQYEAPEAEVRGYNTLTAFQSPPLTEELPFTQSPDRAKICSITASCHVQTLDGNQAKHPAYWSPLRSSRTPSQDTIQFSPAGGRIPFSPISSSSPVISQLWTPVRGGSPTSPSAGSQLPATPQTPRSRTDLAFSMSLGASSSVKTHSFPQGQAFVRKDTGGKWNFTWVPRQGP